From Lycium ferocissimum isolate CSIRO_LF1 chromosome 12, AGI_CSIRO_Lferr_CH_V1, whole genome shotgun sequence, one genomic window encodes:
- the LOC132040042 gene encoding nudix hydrolase 18, mitochondrial-like yields MQIKKSFSMSSRTGRDLQRYNRGCRQVVGCIPYRCKKTDPSSCVQGTPIDNLEFLLISSQKNPRMMFPKGGWEIDESLEEAASRETFEEAGVVGEVEVQEYLGTWSFKSKSQGTFHEGHMFPLRVTEELDDWPEKTVRRRLWVKFSEAREVCWHPWMKEALDVFASKVSKRKEGTQLYHFKDLSDENTVVCCS; encoded by the exons ATGCAAATCAAGAAATCTTTCTCAATGTCCTCTCGCACAGGAAGAGATTTGCAAAGATACAATCGTGGTTGTCGTCAAGTTGTTGG ATGCATTCCATATAGATGCAAGAAAACGGACCCATCATCATGTGTTCAGGGTACCCCTATAGATAATTTGGAATTTTTATTGATCAGCTCACAGAAGAATCCAAGAATGATGTTTCCTAAG GGTGGTTGGGAAATTGATGAATCATTGGAAGAGGCAGCTTCAAGAGAGACCTTTGAAGAAGCTGGAGTGGTTGGTGAGGTTGAGGTTCAG GAATATTTAGGTACCTGGAGTTTCAAAAGCAAAAGCCAAGGCACATTTCATGAGGGTCACATGTTTCCTCTGCGTGTCACGGAGGAACTAGACGATTGGCCTGAGAAAACTGTTCGTCGGCGTTTATGg GTGAAATTTAGTGAAGCCAGGGAAGTATGTTGGCATCCCTGGATGAAAGAAGCATTGGATGTCTTTGCTTCTAAGGTGTCaaagagaaaagaagggactCAGTTATACCATTTCAAGGACTTGTCCGATGAAAATACTGTAGTGTGTTGTAGCTAA
- the LOC132040040 gene encoding geranylgeranyl transferase type-2 subunit beta 1-like isoform X4 has product MGELQVEKHVKYILAVEKRKDDFESVVMEHLRLNGVYWGLTTLDILGKLDAVDQDEVISWVMQCQHKDGLQNEDGSFSGDMWGEVDTRFSYIAICSLALMRQLDKIDVGNAVKYIVSCKNVDGGFGCTPGAESHAGQIFCCVGALAITGSLHHVDKDLLGWWLCERQVKSGGLNGRPEKLPDVCYSWWVLSSLILIGRVHWIDKEKLAKFILDCQDKEKGGISDRPDDAVDVFHTYFGVAGLSLLEYPGLKPIDPAYALPVSVVNKVILGK; this is encoded by the exons ATGGGAGAACTACAGGTGGAAAAACATGTTAAGTACATTTTAGCAGTTGAAAAG AGGAAAGATGATTTTGAGTCTGTGGTGATGGAACATCTGAGGTTAAATGGGGTATACTGGGGATTGACAACACTTGATATTTTGGGGAAGCTTGATGCTGTGGATCAAGATGAAGTTATTTCATGGGTCATGCAGTGCCAACACAAAGATG GCCTGCAAAATGAAGATGGATCCTTTTCTGGTGACATGTGGGGTGAAGTAGATACACG GTTTTCTTACATTGCAATCTGTTCTCTAGCATTGATGCGCCAGTTGGATAAAATTGATGTTGGAAACGCAGTGAAGTATATTGTAAGTTGCAAGAATGTGGATGGTGGATTTGGATGCACTCCTGGAGCAGAATCTCATGCTGGGCAAA TTTTCTGTTGTGTGGGAGCTCTCGCAATAACTGGTTCTCTGCATCATGTTGATAAGGACCTCCTTGGTTGGTGGTTATGCGAAAGACAAGTTAAATCTGGAGGTTTAAATGGGCGTCCTGAGAAGCTTCCCGAT GTCTGCTACTCTTGGTGGGTTCTTTCCAGCTTAATCTTGATTGGCAGGGTGCACTGGATTGACAAGGAGAAGCTTGCAAAATTTATTTTGGACTGTCAG GATAAAGAGAAGGGTGGAATTTCGGATAGGCCTGATGACGCAGTTGACGTCTTCCACACTTACTTTGGAGTCGCTG GGCTTTCGCTTCTTGAATATCCAGGACTGAAACCTATAGATCCTGCTTATGCGTTGCCTGTTAGTGTCGTAAACAAAGTTATCCTTGGGAAATAA
- the LOC132040040 gene encoding geranylgeranyl transferase type-2 subunit beta 1-like isoform X3, whose protein sequence is MGELQVEKHVKYILAVEKRKDDFESVVMEHLRLNGVYWGLTTLDILGKLDAVDQDEVISWVMQCQHKDDIAGLQNEDGSFSGDMWGEVDTRFSYIAICSLALMRQLDKIDVGNAVKYIVSCKNVDGGFGCTPGAESHAGQIFCCVGALAITGSLHHVDKDLLGWWLCERQVKSGGLNGRPEKLPDVCYSWWVLSSLILIGRVHWIDKEKLAKFILDCQDKEKGGISDRPDDAVDVFHTYFGVAGLSLLEYPGLKPIDPAYALPVSVVNKVILGK, encoded by the exons ATGGGAGAACTACAGGTGGAAAAACATGTTAAGTACATTTTAGCAGTTGAAAAG AGGAAAGATGATTTTGAGTCTGTGGTGATGGAACATCTGAGGTTAAATGGGGTATACTGGGGATTGACAACACTTGATATTTTGGGGAAGCTTGATGCTGTGGATCAAGATGAAGTTATTTCATGGGTCATGCAGTGCCAACACAAAGATG ATATTGCAGGCCTGCAAAATGAAGATGGATCCTTTTCTGGTGACATGTGGGGTGAAGTAGATACACG GTTTTCTTACATTGCAATCTGTTCTCTAGCATTGATGCGCCAGTTGGATAAAATTGATGTTGGAAACGCAGTGAAGTATATTGTAAGTTGCAAGAATGTGGATGGTGGATTTGGATGCACTCCTGGAGCAGAATCTCATGCTGGGCAAA TTTTCTGTTGTGTGGGAGCTCTCGCAATAACTGGTTCTCTGCATCATGTTGATAAGGACCTCCTTGGTTGGTGGTTATGCGAAAGACAAGTTAAATCTGGAGGTTTAAATGGGCGTCCTGAGAAGCTTCCCGAT GTCTGCTACTCTTGGTGGGTTCTTTCCAGCTTAATCTTGATTGGCAGGGTGCACTGGATTGACAAGGAGAAGCTTGCAAAATTTATTTTGGACTGTCAG GATAAAGAGAAGGGTGGAATTTCGGATAGGCCTGATGACGCAGTTGACGTCTTCCACACTTACTTTGGAGTCGCTG GGCTTTCGCTTCTTGAATATCCAGGACTGAAACCTATAGATCCTGCTTATGCGTTGCCTGTTAGTGTCGTAAACAAAGTTATCCTTGGGAAATAA
- the LOC132040040 gene encoding geranylgeranyl transferase type-2 subunit beta 1-like isoform X1: MGELQVEKHVKYILAVEKRKDDFESVVMEHLRLNGVYWGLTTLDILGKLDAVDQDEVISWVMQCQHKDGGFGGNIGHDPHMLYTLSAIQVLALFDKLHVLDVDKVSSYIAGLQNEDGSFSGDMWGEVDTRFSYIAICSLALMRQLDKIDVGNAVKYIVSCKNVDGGFGCTPGAESHAGQIFCCVGALAITGSLHHVDKDLLGWWLCERQVKSGGLNGRPEKLPDVCYSWWVLSSLILIGRVHWIDKEKLAKFILDCQDKEKGGISDRPDDAVDVFHTYFGVAGLSLLEYPGLKPIDPAYALPVSVVNKVILGK, encoded by the exons ATGGGAGAACTACAGGTGGAAAAACATGTTAAGTACATTTTAGCAGTTGAAAAG AGGAAAGATGATTTTGAGTCTGTGGTGATGGAACATCTGAGGTTAAATGGGGTATACTGGGGATTGACAACACTTGATATTTTGGGGAAGCTTGATGCTGTGGATCAAGATGAAGTTATTTCATGGGTCATGCAGTGCCAACACAAAGATG GTGGATTTGGTGGTAACATTGGACACGATCCACATATGCTGTATACACTTAGTGCTATTCAAGTCTTGGCCCTATTTGATAAACTACATGTTCTTGACGTTGATAAAGTGTCAAGCT ATATTGCAGGCCTGCAAAATGAAGATGGATCCTTTTCTGGTGACATGTGGGGTGAAGTAGATACACG GTTTTCTTACATTGCAATCTGTTCTCTAGCATTGATGCGCCAGTTGGATAAAATTGATGTTGGAAACGCAGTGAAGTATATTGTAAGTTGCAAGAATGTGGATGGTGGATTTGGATGCACTCCTGGAGCAGAATCTCATGCTGGGCAAA TTTTCTGTTGTGTGGGAGCTCTCGCAATAACTGGTTCTCTGCATCATGTTGATAAGGACCTCCTTGGTTGGTGGTTATGCGAAAGACAAGTTAAATCTGGAGGTTTAAATGGGCGTCCTGAGAAGCTTCCCGAT GTCTGCTACTCTTGGTGGGTTCTTTCCAGCTTAATCTTGATTGGCAGGGTGCACTGGATTGACAAGGAGAAGCTTGCAAAATTTATTTTGGACTGTCAG GATAAAGAGAAGGGTGGAATTTCGGATAGGCCTGATGACGCAGTTGACGTCTTCCACACTTACTTTGGAGTCGCTG GGCTTTCGCTTCTTGAATATCCAGGACTGAAACCTATAGATCCTGCTTATGCGTTGCCTGTTAGTGTCGTAAACAAAGTTATCCTTGGGAAATAA
- the LOC132040040 gene encoding geranylgeranyl transferase type-2 subunit beta 1-like isoform X2, producing MGELQVEKHVKYILAVEKRKDDFESVVMEHLRLNGVYWGLTTLDILGKLDAVDQDEVISWVMQCQHKDGGFGGNIGHDPHMLYTLSAIQVLALFDKLHVLDVDKVSSCLQNEDGSFSGDMWGEVDTRFSYIAICSLALMRQLDKIDVGNAVKYIVSCKNVDGGFGCTPGAESHAGQIFCCVGALAITGSLHHVDKDLLGWWLCERQVKSGGLNGRPEKLPDVCYSWWVLSSLILIGRVHWIDKEKLAKFILDCQDKEKGGISDRPDDAVDVFHTYFGVAGLSLLEYPGLKPIDPAYALPVSVVNKVILGK from the exons ATGGGAGAACTACAGGTGGAAAAACATGTTAAGTACATTTTAGCAGTTGAAAAG AGGAAAGATGATTTTGAGTCTGTGGTGATGGAACATCTGAGGTTAAATGGGGTATACTGGGGATTGACAACACTTGATATTTTGGGGAAGCTTGATGCTGTGGATCAAGATGAAGTTATTTCATGGGTCATGCAGTGCCAACACAAAGATG GTGGATTTGGTGGTAACATTGGACACGATCCACATATGCTGTATACACTTAGTGCTATTCAAGTCTTGGCCCTATTTGATAAACTACATGTTCTTGACGTTGATAAAGTGTCAAGCT GCCTGCAAAATGAAGATGGATCCTTTTCTGGTGACATGTGGGGTGAAGTAGATACACG GTTTTCTTACATTGCAATCTGTTCTCTAGCATTGATGCGCCAGTTGGATAAAATTGATGTTGGAAACGCAGTGAAGTATATTGTAAGTTGCAAGAATGTGGATGGTGGATTTGGATGCACTCCTGGAGCAGAATCTCATGCTGGGCAAA TTTTCTGTTGTGTGGGAGCTCTCGCAATAACTGGTTCTCTGCATCATGTTGATAAGGACCTCCTTGGTTGGTGGTTATGCGAAAGACAAGTTAAATCTGGAGGTTTAAATGGGCGTCCTGAGAAGCTTCCCGAT GTCTGCTACTCTTGGTGGGTTCTTTCCAGCTTAATCTTGATTGGCAGGGTGCACTGGATTGACAAGGAGAAGCTTGCAAAATTTATTTTGGACTGTCAG GATAAAGAGAAGGGTGGAATTTCGGATAGGCCTGATGACGCAGTTGACGTCTTCCACACTTACTTTGGAGTCGCTG GGCTTTCGCTTCTTGAATATCCAGGACTGAAACCTATAGATCCTGCTTATGCGTTGCCTGTTAGTGTCGTAAACAAAGTTATCCTTGGGAAATAA